The genomic DNA ttacgacggGCAGGGGgtaccgtggccgtattctaagCCCCCCGAGCCACAGAGGGTCTGATGATGTATCAAATATgatctttaaaaaaaatacttcATTCTAGGCGGTCTTCTCAAAATATGAGTTTctctaataattaattattctaataatttttcggtCTTGTAGGGTATAAACTTTCAGCTTACGCACTTCTGAAGACAAAAGTCAAAAGTCATGACTCCGGTTGCGCTATCGAGCATACTAAACGAAtgaactgcgccctacagaagaaacgagaaactagatttgtggtctgttttacaTTTTTGACGTCTTCCAACATAAACAGATCACAATTTACagtcttttcttttccttacttagatagattacaaaatttcaagttaacatattatataaaatttaacgaTTTTTAACATACATAAATCTTATCATCTTTACCGTATCAAAACCTATCCTATATGATCCTATATCAAGGCACACATTCAAAACCCTTTGAAAATAAAGGCATGTCAAGTATTAAGTCTTGTTGCATCTGTACATAGTCACTGTTTGAAGTATGAAAGAGGTGAAGTTAATATAGCGattgataattaatatcaatcttgtttttttgaaataaagtGATCTCAAGATGAGAATAGTTTGTGCCgcaaaaaattgtaaatactCTTCAGATAATGAAGACTCGAGGCAAATcatgtttattaattttccaaatgaTGCTTCGTAAGTCTGGTTAAACTATACATTACATACACTGTTTAAAAATCTTTATTTACTTAGAAATAATAATGCTTGTTTGAAGTTTatcatttcaaatattttcttttatatgtTATGTAACACAATTAtcattgattaattatttatgctttaaattaattgtaattattttgttgCAGATCAAAAATATGGGCACAACACTGTGGTAGAACAGaccttttattaaaatcaaacGAAGAACtgcatttaaattattatatatgttCTCATCACATAGAAGATCATTATTATATAAGCAAAATAGATCCTGTTATAATAGATGAGCGTGCAGTTCCTACATTATTTGGATCAGACTTTGGAACAGAGAAGGATGCAAGAAATGTTTTTTATACCAATGAAGAAACAGAAGTAGCAGAAGTAACAGACAGTGCGGTATTATCATATTGTGATATGAATGTCGAAGTAGATCAGTATCATGGTATTAGTAttagattttcaaatttatgtaGAATATGCGGAGAACCATCTGCGGATGGCATAGAAATATTTGCAACGAAAGgaatagaattaaaattaaaagaaaaaataaacttACATCTACCGGTAACTATAGATGTGGCAGATGTAATGCCACAAAAATTATGTTTCAACTGTTGTAACAAATTGGACATAGCACATTCCCTTATTATAACTTCTTTACGAACAGATATGAAACTGAAGAAATTGCTAAATATTAACGAAGAAGTGAGTACTTTCGTATACGCGTACCATCATACGATGGTACCTATCATATATTAAAAGTGTATTTCTGTTATTTTACAGTTAAATTATGACAATAGGTATAACAAAATAGTTCAACAATGTTCATTAGAGATTGCCGAAGAGATATGTGCTAACGAAGAGACTCGAACAACATTGATACAATTGTCTTCTAATAATATGGGAAATAGTTctgtaaataaagaaattactGGAAAATTAAATCATTTAGAACAAATTCACACTGTAAATAACATAGAAGACAAAATGCAATCTGAATTAAATAGCTTTATTGAATCACAGAATAAAAGGAATAAAGAAGATGAATGTAGAAATAAAACCATGCAACATTATCCGAACAATGAtgtaatcaattttaataaaatttcatgtatTCGCTGCAAAAATTCGTTTAAAAGTCTAGAAATGTTcgaaaatcataaaatattctgttatGTAAAAGAAAGTACagtaaaaaaacaaaaagagatTAATAGTAATATAAATAGTAGAGATTCTAATAGTGTAGAAATAAACTTACAatgtatttcaaaaaaaaaaagttgcaATACATGCCACAAGAATTTTGCGAATGAAAAACGTTTCATTGAACATAAGCTTTCATATTGtagattttttgaaaatgaacaaTATAAACTGTCTAATAAACGAAATGGAAATGAAGAACAATATGGTACTGATAAAGATACGTGTGATACTATTAATATTCCACTGatcgaaactaataaaaagTGTGGACATTGTGacagaatttttaatacaaaaaaggAACTGCTGAGTCATATTACGCAATGTCATAATAGTCGATTGTTGTTTAAGTGTACTATATGTGAGAGGAGTTATGAAAAATGGTCAAGTTTAGATGTACACGAAGCTACTCATAGAATAGATAAACCTTACCTATGTGATTTATGTGGTAAAAGTTTTAAACATTCAAACAATTTAAGGGGTCACAAGAGAACTCATTTAGACGactcgaaaaaaaaaacgacaCATTTGTGAGATTTGTGGAAACGCATTCAGATCTAGGTACCGCCATACAAGTTATAAGtattgttttataaattacCTTCAAATTTCACATTATTCAATATACAATGTCACACCTGTAATTCAGATTTCATTTGGGCGAACACATGAATCAGCATAATGGAAATAAACCTTACCCTTGCGACAAATGTGGAAAAGcattttataaaagaataCAATTAAGACAACATACTTTGTCTCATGGTTTGAATAAACACGTTTGTCCGATATGTGGTACAGCGTTTAATCGTAAAGGGAATATGAATACACATCTTAAACGGCATAACAATGGAAATGGCATGTACACGTGTAGTGTAAATATATTCGTATTAAACTTAACTGAATCGAAATCGATAATCGAAATCTTTCTATCTAATCGTTTTTTCTCGATCGTAGGTTTGTACATACAGATGTAAAACGATGAGcgaattaaaattacataGAAAAATGCACACGGAACAGGACATTATAGATAGTATACGGAAAAAGTCTATTGATAAGACTATATGGGAATGTAAATGTTGCAATCGGATATTTTCTACACGAACAGTCCTATTAAATCACGAGCGTACtcataaaaaagagaaaatgaatATGGAATGCAATGTTTGTGGGAAGAAATTATCGAGCAAAAATTCTTTGATCTATCACAAGAGGTCTGTGCATTCTACGGAGAGACCACATATCTGTCAGTATTGCGGAGAATCGTTTCTTTCCAAAGAAGCACGTCTTATACACGAAAGAATACACACTGGAGAACGTCCTTACGTATGCAAACTGTGCAATATGGAATACAAATGTTCCAGCAATCTTAATCAGCACATGAAAATCCATTCTGGCGCTAAACCTTACAAATGTAAACACTGTGACAAGTGTTTTACTCGGAAGGGTGCATTAAGCGTGCACGAAAGAGTTCATACCGGTGAGAAACCGTTTTCCTGCGACACGTGTGGCAGAACGTTTTCACAGAAGAATGACATGTTTAAACACACCAAAACACATCAGTCGAAATCACTGCATTGTGAACAATGTAACGAAACGTttacaagaaaaaaagatatctTGAAGCATGTTACGCTACACGAGCAGAATAATTCTATGATTGAAGAATATGTGGAAGTCCAACAGCAAGTGGAATCTTATAATATAGATATACCTTGTTCTcagtttgaataatttttgtatatttttgtacacagagtgaaataaaataaaataaaaagttggATGACAAAAAAATACTGATATTACTCTTATCAACAATATTAATACATTGGCGTCGATTGACGCACATACGTCTGATTGAGATTTTCAGATATTTACCTTGGAATGCATTTAGGAAACgctataaatattaattagttaCGAAGTTGTAGCAATCTTTGCAACGTGACacgattgaaaaaaaagaaaaaaaaaaaaaaaaacgctaCATCATTTTGTATCCGTATCAAGCGTGACTCTAAACACCCATGCCCCGTTATGTGATAAGTTGTTATAAAGTATATTGACATTCAAAGAACCGAtccatttaattttcatgtTATAAAGTTCACATTAttcgtgtaaaaaaatttcgtGCCTAATTTTAATCGTTAACAATCGTTCACAAATTAATCCGGTCCCAAGATGACTCGGTTAACCGAAATTCATTGTATTTCGTAAGTcgaaaaagtagaaaaaaggGAAATCTTATTAGTTTATAAAAGAGAACAATAATGGACAACTTCATGACTATAATGATATACTAGACATTTAGCATGTATTCAGCATGTACATACACAACATGCACTCATTTCCATATAGAAATGAGTATttagaaatgaatcaataaaggaattcaataaaaaatcATACTTGTTAATTTATGATTTACGTAATTCAGCGTTCATCACCTATTACGAGCATACGTCAATTGATGATTTAGCATAGCAACTTAAAATCAGCAAACATGGTATTCATATTAAATGTTTGGAATTAATATGCATTCAAGGTAATCTTGACTCTATATAAAGGGTAAGATTCGTAAGAAATTTTTCAGTGTAAATACTGTTACTGATATCGTAGCTTGTGTTTCTGTAACGGTATGAAAATTCGGTAGGAACGTATCAAGGtcaatttatgaaaatttatttggaACGAAAAGTGAATAACATTTTCAAAGTGTGGCGTTTTAACATTTAAAGGAAATACAAAAGTTTATTTCATTCCGAGCGATCGGTATCTACAACAATAAGTGAACAACAAATtgtaagtaataaaataagttttaCGATGAATAATGTGAAGAGCGATCGATGGCAACTGGAAGAGAAGATCAGCAACAACGGTCAAATACGACAATTCTATGCTGGAAAAAGAATTCTACTGAGCGGGGCTACCGGTTTCTTTGGCACCTCCATCTTAGAAAAACTTCTACGCACTTGCTTGGAAATAGATAAGATTTACGTGCTAATTAGACCTAAGAAAAATATGAGCATCAAAcaacgaatgaaaaattacttTGAAAATACCGTAAGTACTTACTTACATCCCTTCaaatttctttcgatcatCTTGAACAACTTTTCTTAAACTatctaaatttaataataaaaagatacTGGTAGGAGTACACCTTCTTATAAAAAATCATATAcataatttattacatattatcAGGACCGAATTAAGATGTTTGGAGCACCGGGACTATCAAATTTTCGAGAGCCCCTTGGTTGGATAAATTTCGTTCAAAAATTAAGATTTAttgttttagaaaattcaaacttcataaatttcagaattctaaaattttcaaaatttctaagaTACCTGACCCAACAAGGAGAAGGTTTGAGATATGCCAATGAACGTTATGCATTTATAGTAGTACCGCAATGACAGAAGTGAGGCAGAAAGATcaatttaagaaattaataatcgtTACAAATGTTAATTACGTACTTATGTACCTACCGAAAacataaaagtaaaaaaaaaagaagctcCTTTTTACAGTAGGTACACAGGAGTAAGTCCAAGTATGCGAAAAAGTGTCAcattttaatgatttaatttACAACTTCTTATGTTAGCTAAGCTGCACCTATTGTCCCAGCCTCAAACATGTCAATCTAGTGTGCCATTTCAGGATTAATATCCAATGATCTTAATTACTGTAACATTAACATGATatagataaaaatttaaatttcacatAGTTTTTCATATCTACCTTTCTCAGGCATTCGACACGTTACGTAAAGTAAATCCTAATTTCATGTCAAAAGTGGAGCCAATCTATAGTGATTTAATAAAAGACGACTTGGCCATTTCACCAGAAGATCGCCGATATCTAAAACAGAACGTCGACATAATAATTCATAACGCGGCAGAAGTTTCCTTTTCTGCAACAGTGGCCTCCACCTTGAGGATAAACGTTTTTGGTACCAAATACATGCTGGACTTAGCGGCAGAATGTTTTCACTTGAAGGCGTTCTTATACGTTTCGACTGCCTACTCTAATTGTTACACCAAAGACatcgaagaaaaattttacCCACCTCCGGCCGACCTGAAAATGATCGAGGACATGATACGATCTGACGAAGAAGCTAAATACGGAATGACCGATATAGCAGTGCGTCAGATGATAGGAAAATGGCCTAACGTGTACACCTTTAGCAAATCCATGGCCGAAAGTCTCATTCAGAATTTCTCACACACATCGGTTATCTGCGCTATCTTTAGACCTTCGATAGGTAATTTTAGATTAACATTTTCATCCATTTCAATACGAAAAGGCGTCAAACATGGCGTCTAGTAGTCACTTAGGCGGTACAGTTGTATTGCCGAGCGCAGGGTTGTATTGCCAAGCTTTCATTTGGTGGGGGAAAAAATATCCAAGTGTATTATCTTCGTAGGATACGACGCGACGATGGTAAAACATCACTAGAATGCTTGGAAATCCGTTAAATTGTTCACCTGCCAATGTAACAAGAGTTTTAATCTATCTTGGTCTACCGGTCCAAGAATTATACCCCATGAAGGTACTAAGGGTGGAAATTTTaggtataattattttaattttgtaaatagtTGTGGGATCGTATGAGGAGCCAGTACCAGGATGGGTTGGAAATCAAAATGGACCTGCAATAATGTTCATTGCAATGAGCATGGGTTTAGTACACACTGCACGCGTCCTAGAGAATTGTATCATGGATGTCGTTCCAGTTGACTTGGCGGTTAACGGTCTTTTGGCATCCGTCTGGGATTTGTGTGTCCGCAAGTAGGGTGTATTTATTGATGAACtacttaaatataataatagcaTGGATATTATTATAAGTTACCATGTCGGTAGAGACGATATAGGATTGATACCAAATTAgattaattattctaaaaCCAACTGCTCCTTCCTTTTTGTAAATATACCGCAGACAAGAATGGAATATTATTATACTGATCGTGAAATATCAGTTTAATTGAACGCATTTAGGACCTGTTTACAGAACCGTATTAAGATTTTTAAGGTCCGGGACTATCAAATCTTTGAGGATTTCCTTGGTTGATAAATTTGgttgaaaaatctgaaatttattctaaattcaattgaataacatttattcataaagaaaaataatgatatgcaaataaataatatgaaatgaaaaagaaaaatgaaaagcttCAAATGTTTCAATACTATACTGTCTCTATCGACTATATTGCAATTTGTTGATCTGATGCAAAAGCAGATGTTTCACATCAATTTTCCCCTGATAACCAACATTTCTTTGATAAATGTTAATTTccatataaaatgaaatacatttCTCATTAATCTATTTTTATTCCATCGATTCGTTTAGGCAGTCGAAAGGACCACAAGTGTACAATTATGGTTCGTCTTTCTGGAAACCTGTTCATCTGTTAGGATACAGAAAATTATACCACGAGATAATCGAGGAATATCCATTGAATAATACAATTTGGTTTCcatttattgttattactgAAAATTTATATGTTTTCTTCGTGCTTCACTTCCTCCTTCACGTTATTCCCGCTGCATTGAATGATTTCTTTTCCCTGCTTTTGGGAAAGGGAGCcaagtaattatttaaaaaattgtatcttCGAACtcttaattaaccctttcgctactgCTGGAGAACGTTTCCATACGTTCGCTTATTAACGCATCGATCGTGGGTGCCGAGAGTCACCGATGACCGACatcagaaaattaataaaatccaTTAACTGAAAGAAACTAAAGGGAATTTTGACTACTATTAATATTACATCAATTCTGTAAGTAGAAAGTTTAAATTGGAAAAGAATTTAGTATATATGTAAATCTAACAAAAGTGATTTTCTTGCCgatactttattttacttcacGCAAAATAACTATAGTCGCTCAaagtagcgaaagggttgcGTACATACAggagactctcgttatattgtcACCTGAGTGATTTCACCTCTACAAGGGTTACCAAAAGTAGAAGAAACATGGCCAAAGTAGAGATAAAATGGTTCTAGTGTAGTTGCTCTCGGTAACGATACCAATTTTAGCTTTCTagaacttgaaatttttactatttgaaaattttaccCAATACTTAACTCTTCGTCGGCGTAAGCAAGCTAACCTGAGTCGATTAGAGACTACACTCACCAGGCGCTTTACGCCCGTATCAGAACCTACAAGAAAGATTACCTTCTATCTTACCTACCCTCCTCCAAATATGTAATAGCTTTGGAGGAAGCTTGACAAATATTCCGCTCTTGTAGCGCCGTCCACGGCCATGTAACGAGAGTCTGTTGTGaagtacatatatgtatgtatatatgtatattttaacaCATTCGCTACCAATGGTACATACACGAGTGTCATGTATGTAATACAAAATACTATCGATGCATACGATATGaagttatattaatttttttaacgttatttaatagaataaaagtgATCTCAACTGACGATGAATGCCAATAGCGAATATGttaaaattcttcaaaaattgaagaaacttcagatacttgaaaattttataaaattgatttattttttcagaGGTTTAAAACTAGTGGTAaagtttacaaaatatatCACGACCCTAGATCATTTTACTAATTTCAACTGGGTTGTGGAAGTGGAAAACACtcaaaatattcttatttataTGAATAGTACTGATTACAAAGAATTTCCTTTCGACCTGGGAAGACTGGACTGGAATAAATGTAGCAGGCACTATTTTCTTGGTATAAAAAGGAATTTACTAAACGAACCGTTAGACCAGATTTCAGCTGCCAGGAAAAGATTCCAAAGATT from Osmia bicornis bicornis chromosome 15, iOsmBic2.1, whole genome shotgun sequence includes the following:
- the LOC114876035 gene encoding fatty acyl-CoA reductase 1, with amino-acid sequence MNNVKSDRWQLEEKISNNGQIRQFYAGKRILLSGATGFFGTSILEKLLRTCLEIDKIYVLIRPKKNMSIKQRMKNYFENTAFDTLRKVNPNFMSKVEPIYSDLIKDDLAISPEDRRYLKQNVDIIIHNAAEVSFSATVASTLRINVFGTKYMLDLAAECFHLKAFLYVSTAYSNCYTKDIEEKFYPPPADLKMIEDMIRSDEEAKYGMTDIAVRQMIGKWPNVYTFSKSMAESLIQNFSHTSVICAIFRPSIVVGSYEEPVPGWVGNQNGPAIMFIAMSMGLVHTARVLENCIMDVVPVDLAVNGLLASVWDLCVRKQSKGPQVYNYGSSFWKPVHLLGYRKLYHEIIEEYPLNNTIWFPFIVITENLYVFFVLHFLLHVIPAALNDFFSLLLGKGAKGLKLVVKFTKYITTLDHFTNFNWVVEVENTQNILIYMNSTDYKEFPFDLGRLDWNKCSRHYFLGIKRNLLNEPLDQISAARKRFQRLKILHYTVSIIFLLSVVFITYKIICNAFSCQ
- the LOC114876012 gene encoding LOW QUALITY PROTEIN: zinc finger protein 420-like (The sequence of the model RefSeq protein was modified relative to this genomic sequence to represent the inferred CDS: deleted 1 base in 1 codon), with the translated sequence MRIVCAAKNCKYSSDNEDSRQIMFINFPNDASSKIWAQHCGRTDLLLKSNEELHLNYYICSHHIEDHYYISKIDPVIIDERAVPTLFGSDFGTEKDARNVFYTNEETEVAEVTDSAVLSYCDMNVEVDQYHGISIRFSNLCRICGEPSADGIEIFATKGIELKLKEKINLHLPVTIDVADVMPQKLCFNCCNKLDIAHSLIITSLRTDMKLKKLLNINEELNYDNRYNKIVQQCSLEIAEEICANEETRTTLIQLSSNNMGNSSVNKEITGKLNHLEQIHTVNNIEDKMQSELNSFIESQNKRNKEDECRNKTMQHYPNNDVINFNKISCIRCKNSFKSLEMFENHKIFCYVKESTVKKQKEINSNINSRDSNSVEINLQCISKKKSCNTCHKNFANEKRFIEHKLSYCRFFENEQYKLSNKRNGNEEQYGTDKDTCDTINIPLIETNKKCGHCDRIFNTKKELLSHITQCHNSRLLFKCTICERSYEKWSSLDVHEATHRIDKPYLCDLCGKSFKHSNNLRGHKRTHLDDSKKKRHICEICGNAFRSRFHLGEHMNQHNGNKPYPCDKCGKAFYKRIQLRQHTLSHGLNKHVCPICGTAFNRKGNMNTHLKRHNNGNGMYTCSVCTYRCKTMSELKLHRKMHTEQDIIDSIRKKSIDKTIWECKCCNRIFSTRTVLLNHERTHKKEKMNMECNVCGKKLSSKNSLIYHKRSVHSTERPHICQYCGESFLSKEARLIHERIHTGERPYVCKLCNMEYKCSSNLNQHMKIHSGAKPYKCKHCDKCFTRKGALSVHERVHTGEKPFSCDTCGRTFSQKNDMFKHTKTHQSKSLHCEQCNETFTRKKDILKHVTLHEQNNSMIEEYVEVQQQVESYNIDIPCSQFE